From Sodalis glossinidius str. 'morsitans', the proteins below share one genomic window:
- a CDS encoding YsnF/AvaK domain-containing protein: protein MSNQLADNSPPSSQREGETSATTQSTLPLAQERLDVAKRQVVQGRVTITRRTTEREEAIKVWLKHENVEIHRVVKGTPLETHPAIREEGDIMIIPVVNEHVEVVRTLVLREEIHIRKVTTAVPYQESVTLRSQDITLEKQRDNE, encoded by the coding sequence ATGAGCAATCAATTGGCGGATAACTCGCCGCCTTCCTCGCAAAGAGAGGGGGAAACGTCCGCAACCACTCAGTCGACCCTGCCGTTAGCGCAAGAGCGGCTCGACGTGGCAAAACGGCAGGTGGTACAGGGCCGTGTAACGATTACGCGTAGGACGACCGAGCGTGAGGAAGCCATTAAAGTGTGGCTGAAACACGAAAATGTCGAGATACATCGTGTCGTCAAAGGGACACCGCTGGAGACCCATCCCGCTATCCGTGAGGAAGGGGACATCATGATTATTCCGGTGGTGAATGAACATGTTGAAGTCGTGCGTACATTGGTTTTACGGGAAGAGATCCATATTCGCAAAGTGACGACCGCCGTCCCGTATCAGGAGAGTGTGACGTTGCGTAGTCAAGATATTACCTTGGAAAAACAGCGGGATAATGAATGA
- a CDS encoding YhbP family protein, with product MDDQLEAICLFINKQHVLTLCAGNMDDLWCANCFYVFHPPAMALWLLTSTQTRHGELMRQNARVAGTIAPHPKTVVLIKGVQYRGVITCLEGEAERQARGHYYHRFPLAKAMPYPLWQLDLLEVKMTDNTLGFGKKLRWQRETS from the coding sequence ATGGATGATCAATTGGAGGCCATTTGCCTCTTTATCAACAAACAGCACGTACTGACGTTGTGCGCCGGCAACATGGACGATCTCTGGTGCGCCAATTGCTTTTATGTGTTTCACCCGCCGGCGATGGCGCTATGGCTGCTAACCTCGACACAAACCCGCCACGGCGAACTGATGCGGCAAAACGCGCGGGTAGCGGGAACCATTGCACCCCATCCGAAAACGGTGGTGCTTATCAAAGGTGTGCAGTACCGCGGCGTTATCACCTGTCTGGAGGGCGAGGCCGAACGGCAGGCGCGTGGTCACTACTATCATCGCTTCCCGCTGGCCAAAGCAATGCCCTACCCGCTCTGGCAACTGGATCTACTGGAGGTAAAAATGACCGACAATACGCTGGGCTTTGGCAAGAAATTACGCTGGCAGCGGGAAACGTCCTGA